From Salipiger profundus, a single genomic window includes:
- a CDS encoding sulfurtransferase TusA family protein produces the protein MTGTSADDITWQQELDARGLLCPLPVLKARKRLQALGSGEVLRVLADDPAAVIDVPHFCAEAGHALLATAEEDGAQVYLIRKG, from the coding sequence ATGACCGGGACCAGCGCCGACGACATCACATGGCAGCAGGAGCTCGACGCGCGCGGATTGCTCTGCCCCCTGCCCGTCCTGAAGGCCCGCAAGCGGCTGCAGGCGCTCGGGTCCGGCGAGGTGCTGCGCGTGCTGGCCGACGACCCGGCGGCGGTGATCGACGTGCCGCATTTCTGCGCCGAGGCCGGGCACGCGCTGCTCGCCACTGCCGAGGAAGACGGCGCGCAGGTCTACCTGATCCGCAAGGGCTGA
- a CDS encoding DUF6505 family protein codes for MKLARATHFDESDMRVYASPARTGEWCISGGFEFSNWTRSDLEGKARQAFANGWFGIETGGRVTFVAVTEIQPAEMTALTDLLAEHFVQWYGAPSVEVARPVAAEELAQMADLCDEHAPNTLLTVARELTDAGVREAYRVIEAPEAALDQFAVHGSVEDSE; via the coding sequence ATGAAACTGGCCCGCGCGACCCATTTCGACGAAAGCGACATGCGCGTCTACGCCAGCCCGGCGCGCACCGGCGAGTGGTGCATCTCGGGCGGCTTCGAGTTCTCGAACTGGACCCGGAGCGACCTCGAGGGCAAGGCCCGGCAGGCCTTTGCCAACGGCTGGTTCGGGATCGAGACCGGCGGCCGCGTCACCTTCGTCGCGGTAACCGAGATCCAGCCCGCCGAGATGACCGCGCTGACCGACCTGCTCGCCGAGCATTTCGTGCAGTGGTATGGCGCGCCCTCGGTCGAGGTGGCCCGCCCCGTCGCCGCCGAGGAGCTGGCCCAGATGGCCGACCTCTGCGACGAGCACGCGCCCAACACGCTGCTCACCGTTGCCCGTGAGCTGACCGATGCCGGCGTCCGCGAGGCCTACCGCGTGATCGAGGCGCCCGAAGCGGCGCTCGACCAGTTCGCTGTGCATGGCTCGGTGGAGGATTCGGAATGA
- a CDS encoding biotin/lipoate--protein ligase family protein translates to MSTTELSFPPLLWGEEVTTDALEHACMRAAAGCDAGLVAWRAAPDVVQGALVFAPEVPLQQAMAMLPVCGVGFQNALGVLAPPEVSVHLDWSGGILVNGAACGRFRVFASDHDPQAVPAWLVVGFTLPLLPASDRPGDTPDQTALYAEGCADVQPPALVEAWARHTLNWINRWEDEGGRPLHAEWRGLAHGIGEDVVQDGRSGTFLGVDEAFGMLLRTEDGTDVIPLTTLLEEAP, encoded by the coding sequence ATGAGCACCACCGAGCTGAGCTTCCCGCCGCTGCTCTGGGGCGAAGAGGTCACGACCGACGCGCTCGAGCACGCCTGCATGCGGGCAGCCGCGGGCTGCGACGCCGGGCTGGTGGCCTGGCGTGCTGCCCCCGACGTGGTGCAGGGCGCGCTGGTCTTCGCCCCCGAGGTGCCGCTGCAACAGGCCATGGCGATGCTGCCGGTCTGCGGCGTGGGCTTCCAGAATGCGCTTGGCGTGCTGGCCCCGCCCGAGGTCTCGGTGCATCTCGACTGGTCCGGCGGCATTCTCGTGAACGGCGCGGCCTGCGGGCGGTTCCGGGTCTTCGCCTCGGACCACGACCCGCAGGCGGTGCCGGCGTGGCTGGTGGTGGGCTTCACCCTGCCGCTGCTGCCGGCGAGCGACCGGCCCGGCGACACCCCCGACCAGACCGCGCTTTACGCCGAGGGGTGCGCAGACGTGCAGCCGCCCGCGCTGGTCGAGGCATGGGCCCGGCACACCCTCAACTGGATCAACCGCTGGGAAGACGAGGGCGGCCGCCCGCTGCACGCCGAATGGCGCGGGCTCGCGCATGGCATCGGCGAGGATGTCGTGCAGGACGGCCGGAGCGGCACCTTCCTCGGCGTCGACGAGGCGTTCGGAATGCTCCTGCGCACCGAGGACGGCACCGACGTCATCCCGCTGACCACGCTTCTGGAGGAGGCCCCATGA
- a CDS encoding Mrp/NBP35 family ATP-binding protein — protein sequence MAASRDAVIAALKTVADPASGNDIMESGVVRALNVDETTGAVRFVLEIPPKAADAYTVVKDKAEAALKAIDGVGAVSIVMTGHTEKAPPDLGGAKPKPQGPEKVPGVAHIVAIASGKGGVGKSTVAANLACALAQQGRRVGLLDADVYGPSQPRMLGVSGRPASPDGKTILPLRNHGVTMMSIGLMTNEDQAVVWRGPMLMGALQQMLTQVQWGALDVLLVDLPPGTGDVQMTLSQKAQVDGAIVVSTPQDVALLDARKGIDMFRQMNVPLLGMIENMSTHICSSCGHEEHVFGHGGVAAEAAKLGVPLLAEVPLDLQIRLGGDGGAPIVVSEPDGTRAKAFHDVASALVAQGVA from the coding sequence ATGGCCGCGAGCCGCGACGCGGTCATCGCCGCGCTGAAGACCGTGGCCGACCCGGCCTCGGGGAACGACATCATGGAAAGCGGCGTGGTGCGCGCCCTCAACGTCGACGAAACCACCGGCGCGGTGCGCTTCGTGCTGGAAATCCCGCCCAAGGCCGCCGACGCCTACACCGTCGTCAAGGACAAGGCCGAGGCAGCGCTCAAGGCGATCGACGGGGTCGGCGCGGTCTCGATCGTGATGACCGGCCACACCGAGAAGGCGCCGCCGGATCTCGGGGGCGCGAAGCCGAAACCGCAGGGGCCGGAGAAGGTCCCCGGCGTGGCGCATATCGTCGCCATCGCCAGCGGCAAGGGCGGCGTCGGCAAGTCGACCGTTGCGGCGAACCTCGCCTGCGCGCTGGCGCAGCAGGGGCGCCGCGTCGGGCTGCTCGACGCCGACGTCTACGGGCCGTCGCAGCCGCGCATGCTCGGGGTGTCGGGCCGTCCGGCCAGCCCCGACGGCAAGACCATCCTGCCGCTGCGCAACCACGGCGTCACGATGATGTCGATCGGGCTGATGACCAACGAGGACCAGGCGGTGGTCTGGCGTGGCCCGATGCTCATGGGGGCACTGCAGCAGATGCTGACTCAAGTGCAATGGGGCGCGCTCGACGTGCTGCTCGTCGACCTGCCGCCGGGCACCGGTGACGTGCAGATGACACTGAGCCAGAAGGCGCAGGTCGATGGCGCCATCGTCGTCAGCACGCCGCAGGACGTGGCGCTTCTGGATGCGCGCAAGGGCATCGACATGTTCCGCCAGATGAACGTGCCGCTGCTCGGCATGATCGAGAACATGTCGACCCACATCTGCTCGAGCTGCGGCCACGAGGAACATGTCTTCGGGCATGGCGGCGTCGCCGCCGAGGCCGCGAAGCTCGGCGTGCCGCTGCTGGCCGAGGTTCCGCTTGACCTGCAGATCCGTCTGGGCGGCGACGGCGGTGCGCCCATCGTGGTAAGCGAGCCCGACGGCACGCGGGCAAAGGCCTTCCACGATGTCGCGAGCGCCCTTGTGGCGCAGGGCGTCGCATGA
- a CDS encoding DUF6494 family protein produces the protein MSDDFNMSMRKFLKQVGVTSQQAIEEAMREHDTAGKTYAVKAVVTIEELDLSHEVTGEIKGQE, from the coding sequence ATGAGCGACGATTTCAACATGTCGATGCGCAAGTTCCTGAAGCAGGTCGGCGTGACCTCGCAGCAGGCCATCGAGGAAGCCATGCGCGAGCATGACACCGCCGGCAAGACCTATGCCGTCAAGGCCGTGGTCACCATCGAGGAGCTCGACCTCAGCCACGAGGTCACGGGCGAGATCAAGGGGCAGGAGTAA
- a CDS encoding 4Fe-4S binding protein codes for MGSQTIDAEALANATGLEVPKPCTALCTRQVETAAKAIATEDAILCCTQESRTFEALAEELDLPAPALLDIRDRAGWSDDPAPKSPKMAALVAEALLPAAPEKAMDVVSEGLCLILGEGESALAAAEQLAPHLGVTVLLDEGTELPDTRAFDIITGRLRRAAGALGQFEVTIDALRQVEPGGRGDFTLTEPRDGAFSACDVILDLRRGARPLFPAHEKREGYLRADPGSQPAVAAAILAASHLVGTFEKPLHVRTEPLLCAHSRAGQTGCTRCLDLCPTGAILPDGDHVTVDPMVCAGCGACSAACPSGAISYDAPPVDLVFHRVQTLARSFLDAGGRAPRLLVHDAHGAEMIRLSARHGRGLPADVIPMELPAIGAFGHAEMVAALGAGFASVTLLPGPGADREALVAQLTLARAIGGEDKLALLDTPDPDAVSDALYDETAPAPVAAPVRPMGTRRQITRQAARALHPDAETLPLPEGAPYGAVLVDTDACTLCLACVSLCPSGALGDNPDLPQLRFQEDACLQCGLCANVCPEDAIAYEPRLDLSDAALSQQVLNEEEPFACIECGALFGVKSTIERITEKLEGHSMFAGGDKLRMIQMCDDCRVNAQYHSQNNPFEAGERPRVRTTDDYLSKRRDH; via the coding sequence ATGGGCTCGCAGACCATCGACGCCGAGGCGCTCGCAAACGCCACCGGGCTCGAGGTGCCGAAGCCCTGCACGGCGCTCTGCACGCGGCAGGTGGAAACCGCCGCAAAGGCCATCGCGACGGAAGACGCCATTCTCTGCTGCACGCAGGAATCCCGCACCTTCGAGGCGCTGGCCGAGGAACTGGACCTGCCTGCGCCGGCGCTGCTCGACATCCGCGACCGGGCCGGCTGGAGCGACGATCCCGCGCCGAAGTCGCCGAAGATGGCCGCGCTGGTGGCCGAGGCGCTGCTGCCCGCCGCGCCGGAAAAGGCGATGGACGTCGTGTCGGAAGGGCTCTGCCTGATCCTCGGCGAAGGCGAGAGCGCACTTGCCGCCGCCGAGCAGCTCGCCCCGCATCTCGGCGTGACGGTGCTGCTCGACGAGGGCACCGAGCTGCCCGACACCCGCGCCTTCGACATCATCACCGGCCGGCTGCGCCGCGCCGCCGGTGCGCTTGGCCAGTTCGAGGTGACCATCGACGCGCTGCGCCAGGTCGAACCTGGCGGGCGCGGCGACTTCACCCTGACCGAGCCGCGCGACGGCGCGTTCTCGGCCTGCGACGTGATCCTAGACCTGCGCCGGGGCGCGCGGCCGCTGTTCCCCGCACACGAGAAGCGCGAGGGCTACCTGCGGGCCGATCCCGGCAGCCAACCGGCGGTGGCCGCCGCGATCCTTGCCGCCTCGCATCTCGTCGGCACCTTCGAGAAGCCGCTGCACGTACGCACCGAGCCGCTGCTCTGCGCCCATTCGCGGGCCGGGCAGACCGGCTGCACCCGCTGCCTCGACCTCTGCCCTACCGGGGCCATCTTGCCCGATGGCGACCACGTTACCGTCGACCCGATGGTCTGCGCCGGCTGCGGTGCCTGCTCGGCGGCCTGCCCGTCCGGCGCGATCTCCTACGACGCGCCGCCGGTCGACCTTGTGTTCCACCGCGTGCAGACGCTGGCGCGCAGCTTCCTCGATGCCGGCGGCCGCGCGCCGCGCCTGCTGGTACATGATGCGCATGGCGCCGAGATGATCCGGCTGTCGGCCCGCCACGGGCGCGGCCTGCCCGCCGACGTGATCCCGATGGAACTTCCGGCGATCGGGGCCTTCGGCCATGCCGAGATGGTGGCCGCCCTTGGCGCGGGCTTCGCCTCGGTCACGCTGCTGCCGGGGCCCGGGGCCGACCGCGAGGCGCTGGTCGCACAGCTCACGCTGGCCCGCGCCATCGGCGGTGAGGACAAGCTCGCCCTGCTCGACACGCCCGACCCCGACGCGGTGTCGGATGCGCTCTACGACGAAACCGCGCCCGCCCCGGTCGCGGCGCCGGTCCGCCCGATGGGCACCCGTCGCCAGATCACCCGGCAGGCCGCCCGCGCGCTGCATCCCGATGCCGAGACGCTGCCGCTGCCCGAGGGTGCGCCCTACGGCGCCGTTCTGGTCGATACCGACGCCTGCACGCTCTGCCTGGCCTGCGTGTCGCTCTGCCCGTCCGGGGCGCTCGGCGACAACCCCGACCTGCCGCAGCTGCGCTTCCAGGAGGACGCCTGCCTGCAGTGCGGGCTCTGCGCGAATGTCTGCCCCGAGGACGCCATCGCCTACGAGCCCCGGCTCGACCTCAGCGACGCGGCGCTGTCACAGCAGGTGCTGAACGAGGAAGAGCCCTTTGCCTGCATCGAATGCGGCGCGCTCTTCGGCGTGAAGTCGACCATCGAGCGGATCACCGAGAAGCTCGAAGGGCATTCGATGTTCGCGGGCGGCGACAAGCTGCGGATGATCCAGATGTGCGACGACTGCCGCGTCAACGCGCAGTATCATTCGCAGAACAACCCCTTCGAGGCCGGCGAGCGGCCGCGCGTGCGCACCACCGACGACTATCTCAGCAAGCGGCGCGATCACTGA
- a CDS encoding DUF3305 domain-containing protein, which translates to MPVGVVLRRTPGATRWAKWAWRAVAVLPGAGPADWRELRRDGDAVEYHAGTPTLELYRAETEAYLHGITAQQPSVWVVMREVSGEHPFEIVTITASPYEAQDYGDNGEDIVEKIPMPPGLLAWVGDFVARHHVEEEFVKRRRDRAKTGGVQDGIGDPRIETASDVYASPALKRRRLQ; encoded by the coding sequence ATGCCGGTGGGCGTCGTCTTGCGGCGCACGCCCGGTGCGACGCGCTGGGCGAAATGGGCGTGGCGTGCGGTCGCCGTGCTGCCCGGCGCGGGGCCTGCCGACTGGCGCGAGCTGCGCCGTGACGGTGACGCCGTGGAGTATCATGCAGGAACGCCGACGCTGGAGCTCTACCGCGCCGAGACCGAAGCTTACCTGCACGGCATCACCGCGCAGCAGCCCAGCGTCTGGGTCGTCATGCGCGAGGTTTCTGGCGAGCATCCCTTCGAGATCGTGACCATCACCGCCTCGCCCTACGAGGCGCAGGACTACGGCGACAATGGCGAGGACATCGTCGAGAAGATCCCGATGCCGCCGGGTCTGCTGGCGTGGGTCGGGGATTTCGTGGCGCGCCACCACGTCGAAGAGGAATTCGTCAAGCGTCGCCGCGACCGCGCCAAGACGGGCGGCGTGCAGGACGGCATCGGCGACCCGCGGATCGAGACGGCCTCGGATGTCTACGCCTCGCCCGCGCTCAAGCGGAGGCGGCTGCAATGA
- a CDS encoding DUF3306 domain-containing protein: protein MRDFWSRRKAAVEAEARAEQQATEAALRAEEEAKLAERSDEDLLAELDLPLPEEITNGEMVQRYLKSALPQRLKNRALRQLWKTNPVLANLDGLVDYDDDFTDAATCVPNLQTTYQVGKGLLAHIEHIAKTTTEAAPEPTPVALADDDALADDVPADPEDTPDNAAPEAPRDIALANGSERAYEPDAEPAARPASSRRMRFRFEAS, encoded by the coding sequence ATGAGGGACTTCTGGTCACGCCGCAAGGCCGCCGTCGAGGCAGAGGCCCGCGCCGAGCAGCAGGCGACCGAGGCCGCGCTGCGCGCCGAGGAAGAAGCGAAGCTTGCCGAGCGGTCCGACGAGGATCTGCTCGCCGAGCTCGACCTGCCGCTGCCCGAAGAGATCACCAACGGCGAGATGGTCCAGCGCTACCTGAAGTCTGCGCTGCCGCAGCGGCTCAAGAACCGCGCTCTGCGCCAGCTGTGGAAGACCAATCCGGTGCTCGCCAATCTCGACGGGCTGGTCGATTACGACGACGATTTCACCGACGCGGCGACCTGCGTGCCGAACCTCCAGACCACCTACCAGGTGGGCAAGGGGCTGCTCGCGCATATCGAGCATATCGCCAAGACCACCACCGAGGCCGCGCCGGAGCCGACGCCCGTCGCGCTGGCCGACGACGATGCGCTGGCCGATGACGTACCCGCCGACCCCGAAGACACCCCCGACAATGCCGCCCCCGAAGCGCCGCGCGACATCGCGCTGGCCAATGGCTCAGAGCGCGCGTACGAGCCAGACGCCGAGCCGGCCGCGCGGCCCGCGTCGTCGCGCCGGATGCGCTTCCGCTTCGAGGCAAGCTGA
- a CDS encoding TorD/DmsD family molecular chaperone, translating into MTAAAETRIPEEDRLRADLYNFLGVLLARPPDRGLLDQTAALTGDTSDVGQAVSTLARVAKLTKPATVESEYNRLFIGLGRGELLPYASYYLTGFLNEKPLALLRQDMTARGLARADTVFEPEDNIASLMEMMGAMIVGRFGAPASLGQQKDFFNRHIGPWAGHFYTDLEAAKNSVFYAPVGRLGQVFMEIEAEAFRMSAG; encoded by the coding sequence ATGACCGCAGCCGCAGAGACCCGTATCCCCGAAGAAGACCGCCTTCGCGCGGACCTCTACAATTTCCTCGGCGTGCTGCTGGCCCGCCCGCCCGATCGCGGGCTGCTCGACCAGACGGCGGCGCTGACCGGCGACACGAGCGATGTCGGGCAGGCCGTCTCGACGCTGGCCCGGGTCGCGAAGCTGACCAAGCCCGCCACGGTCGAAAGCGAATACAACCGGCTCTTCATCGGGCTGGGGCGCGGCGAGCTGCTGCCCTACGCGAGCTACTACCTGACCGGCTTCCTCAACGAGAAGCCGCTGGCGCTTTTGCGGCAGGACATGACGGCGCGCGGGCTCGCCCGGGCCGACACCGTCTTCGAGCCAGAGGACAACATCGCCAGCCTCATGGAGATGATGGGCGCGATGATCGTCGGCCGCTTCGGCGCGCCCGCGTCGCTGGGCCAGCAGAAGGATTTCTTCAACAGGCATATCGGCCCCTGGGCCGGGCATTTCTACACGGATCTGGAAGCCGCCAAGAACTCGGTCTTCTATGCACCCGTCGGCCGTCTCGGCCAGGTGTTCATGGAGATCGAGGCCGAGGCGTTCCGAATGAGCGCGGGCTAA
- a CDS encoding twin-arginine translocation signal domain-containing protein: MTEKADKASSRRDFLKLAGSAAPAAAVAAATAGTEAEAAEPDPSSDRMQDTAHTRAYYAAARF; encoded by the coding sequence ATGACAGAGAAAGCGGACAAGGCCTCGAGCCGCCGCGATTTCCTGAAGCTGGCGGGATCGGCCGCGCCGGCAGCGGCGGTGGCCGCGGCAACGGCCGGCACGGAGGCGGAAGCCGCCGAACCCGATCCCAGCTCGGATCGCATGCAGGACACAGCGCACACGCGCGCCTACTACGCCGCCGCCCGGTTCTGA
- a CDS encoding formate dehydrogenase subunit alpha yields the protein MLRKKTNGVARRPQRTSILSEAGKASVDRRTFLRGSGLAIGGLAAVAATGGTVTRANAATAATGKVDIKKSVCTHCSVGCTVMAEVSDGVWIGQEPGWDSPFNLGAHCAKGASVREHTHGERRLKYPMKKQNGEWVRISWEQAIDEIGDKMLDIRETSGPDSVYWLGSAKHSNEQAYLFRKFAAYWGTNNVDHQARICHSTTVAGVANTWGYGAMTNSYNDIHKSRAIFIIGGNPAEAHPVSLQHVLRAKEQNNAPLIVCDPRFTRTAAHADEYVRFRPGSDVALVWGLLWHIFENGWEDREFIRTRVWGMDEIRSEVANWTPDEVERVTGVPGSQLERVARTLANNRPGTVIWCMGGTQHTNGNNNTRAYCILQLALGNMGQAGGGTNIFRGHDNVQGATDLGVLADTLPGYYGLSAGSWAHWARVWEEDLDWLKGRFDTLKGKDGKDKAMMNLTGIPVSRWFDGVLEAKENIEQPDNTRAMVFWGHAPNSQTRLPEMKTAMEKLDLLVVVDPYPTVSAVLHDRTDGVYLLPAATQFETSGSVTASNRSLQWRQKIVDPIFESLPDHVIMHKFATKFGFADRMFRNIEVNGEEPLIEDLTREFNRGMWTIGYTGQSPERMKLHMENQHTFDRTSLRAVGGPCDGDFYGMPWPCWGTPEMNHPGTANLYDMSLPVKDGGLTFRARFGVERNGENLLADGVYSVGSEIQDGYPEFTMQMLIDLGWDGDLTDDERATIERVAGYEAPAESSDQGDQAVGETSQQGERPSDYAGQVGSVNWKTDISGGIQRVAIDHGCAPFGNAKARAVVWTFPDPVPIHREPLYTNRRDLVEDYPTYEDKHFWRVPTMYASIQKNDFSKEFPIILTSGRLVEYEGGGDETRSNPWLAELQQDMFIEINPRDANNLGVRDGSDVWVEGPEGGKIKVMAMVTPRVGEGVAFMPFHFGGHYQGEDLRSKYPDGADPIVLGESTNTAQTYGYDSVTQMQETKATLCKIMPA from the coding sequence ATGTTGAGGAAAAAGACCAACGGGGTAGCGCGACGCCCCCAGCGGACAAGTATCCTTTCCGAGGCCGGCAAGGCTTCGGTGGACCGGCGCACGTTCCTGCGCGGGTCGGGTCTGGCCATCGGCGGTCTTGCCGCGGTGGCCGCAACAGGCGGAACCGTGACGAGGGCGAATGCCGCCACGGCCGCGACCGGAAAGGTCGACATCAAGAAATCCGTCTGCACCCACTGTTCGGTGGGCTGCACCGTGATGGCCGAGGTGTCGGACGGCGTCTGGATCGGGCAGGAGCCCGGCTGGGACAGCCCCTTCAACCTCGGTGCGCATTGCGCCAAGGGGGCCTCGGTCCGCGAGCACACGCACGGCGAGCGGCGCCTCAAGTATCCCATGAAGAAGCAGAACGGCGAATGGGTCCGTATCTCGTGGGAGCAGGCGATCGACGAGATCGGCGACAAGATGCTCGACATCCGCGAGACCAGCGGCCCTGACAGCGTCTACTGGCTGGGTTCGGCGAAGCACTCGAACGAGCAGGCCTACCTGTTCCGCAAGTTCGCCGCCTACTGGGGCACGAACAACGTGGACCACCAGGCCCGCATCTGCCACTCGACCACCGTGGCCGGGGTTGCGAACACATGGGGCTACGGCGCCATGACCAACTCCTACAACGACATCCACAAGTCCCGTGCGATCTTCATCATCGGCGGCAACCCCGCCGAGGCGCACCCGGTCTCGCTCCAGCACGTGCTGCGTGCGAAGGAACAGAACAACGCGCCGCTGATCGTCTGCGATCCGCGCTTCACCCGCACCGCCGCACACGCGGACGAATACGTGCGGTTTCGTCCGGGCTCGGACGTGGCGCTGGTCTGGGGCCTGCTGTGGCACATCTTCGAGAACGGCTGGGAGGACCGCGAGTTCATCCGCACGCGTGTCTGGGGGATGGACGAGATCCGCAGCGAGGTCGCCAACTGGACGCCCGACGAGGTCGAGCGCGTCACCGGCGTGCCGGGCAGCCAGCTCGAGCGCGTGGCGCGGACGCTGGCCAACAACCGTCCGGGCACCGTGATCTGGTGCATGGGCGGCACCCAGCACACCAACGGCAACAACAACACCCGCGCCTACTGCATCCTGCAGCTCGCGCTGGGCAACATGGGCCAGGCCGGCGGCGGCACCAACATCTTCCGCGGCCATGACAACGTGCAGGGCGCCACGGACCTCGGGGTTCTGGCCGACACGCTGCCGGGCTACTACGGTCTCTCGGCGGGCTCCTGGGCCCACTGGGCGCGCGTCTGGGAAGAAGACCTCGACTGGCTCAAGGGGCGTTTCGACACGCTCAAGGGCAAGGACGGCAAGGACAAGGCGATGATGAACCTCACCGGCATCCCGGTGAGCCGCTGGTTCGACGGCGTTCTCGAGGCCAAGGAGAACATCGAGCAGCCCGACAACACGCGGGCCATGGTGTTCTGGGGCCACGCGCCGAACTCGCAGACACGCCTGCCCGAGATGAAGACGGCGATGGAGAAGCTCGACCTGCTGGTCGTGGTGGACCCGTATCCGACGGTCTCGGCGGTGCTGCACGACCGCACCGACGGCGTCTACCTGCTGCCGGCGGCCACGCAGTTCGAGACCTCGGGCTCGGTCACCGCGTCGAACCGGTCGCTGCAGTGGCGCCAGAAGATCGTCGACCCGATCTTCGAGTCGCTGCCCGACCATGTCATCATGCACAAGTTCGCCACCAAGTTCGGTTTCGCGGACCGCATGTTCCGCAACATCGAGGTGAACGGCGAGGAGCCCCTGATCGAGGACCTCACCCGCGAGTTCAACCGCGGCATGTGGACGATCGGCTACACCGGCCAGTCGCCCGAGCGGATGAAACTGCACATGGAGAACCAGCACACGTTCGACCGTACCAGCCTGCGGGCGGTGGGCGGCCCCTGTGACGGCGACTTCTACGGCATGCCCTGGCCCTGCTGGGGAACGCCCGAGATGAACCACCCGGGCACCGCCAACCTCTACGACATGTCGCTTCCGGTGAAGGACGGTGGTCTCACCTTCCGGGCCCGCTTCGGCGTGGAGCGCAACGGTGAGAACCTGCTGGCGGACGGCGTCTACTCGGTGGGCTCCGAGATCCAGGACGGATACCCGGAATTCACCATGCAGATGCTCATCGACCTCGGATGGGACGGCGATCTCACCGACGACGAGCGCGCGACCATCGAGCGCGTGGCAGGCTACGAGGCGCCGGCCGAGTCCTCGGATCAGGGGGATCAGGCCGTCGGAGAGACCTCGCAGCAGGGGGAGCGTCCGTCGGATTACGCCGGACAGGTCGGCAGCGTGAACTGGAAGACCGACATCTCGGGCGGCATCCAGCGGGTTGCCATCGACCATGGCTGCGCGCCCTTCGGCAACGCCAAGGCGCGGGCGGTCGTCTGGACCTTCCCGGACCCGGTGCCGATCCACCGCGAGCCGCTCTACACCAACCGTCGCGACCTGGTCGAGGACTACCCGACCTACGAGGACAAGCACTTCTGGCGCGTGCCGACCATGTACGCCTCGATCCAGAAGAACGACTTCTCGAAGGAGTTCCCGATCATCCTCACCTCGGGCCGACTGGTCGAGTACGAGGGCGGCGGCGACGAGACGCGGTCGAACCCGTGGCTGGCCGAGCTTCAGCAGGACATGTTCATCGAGATCAACCCGCGCGACGCCAACAACCTCGGTGTGCGGGACGGTTCGGATGTCTGGGTCGAAGGTCCCGAGGGCGGCAAGATCAAGGTCATGGCCATGGTCACCCCGCGGGTGGGCGAGGGCGTCGCCTTCATGCCCTTCCACTTCGGCGGTCACTACCAGGGCGAGGATCTCCGGTCCAAGTATCCGGACGGGGCCGATCCGATCGTGCTGGGCGAATCCACCAACACCGCGCAGACCTATGGCTACGACTCCGTGACGCAGATGCAGGAGACCAAGGCCACCCTCTGCAAGATCATGCCGGCGTAA